In Ectothiorhodospira sp. BSL-9, a single window of DNA contains:
- the mobH gene encoding MobH family relaxase: MRALMAWLRQPMAHGAKRPNTPTAPASGAIPIQDAGTLLAPPHRREILHQIEGLTRLPPRHHAALVRAAIQNYAVFVQQLPASEAHHHASLGGMLEHGLEVLCQALLIRRGRLLPIGGKPEQIAQQQDIWTYAVATAALLHDLGKPAVDQKVTLYHSNGESAGTWDPWAGPMTRLDDCHSYTLDYLRGRQYRFHERAAPLLVHHIVPPRGLSWIASERQVFAQWLAAIGGNMDEAGPLGEIIQEADGLSVARNLGADASSRAAPSRARSLWERLLTGLRHLILEGELPLNRNGAAGWTLGDDLWMVSKRTIDALRAHLVAEGHSGIPSSNDRIYDTLQEHGILTPCGDRAIWRATVSGDGWSHELTLIRLPIHRIWPQSTDRPADFAGQVKPTETPTPSGPEEASSDPEIEATPGVVPETAAVANAQAASDEEDALPLPDLPVSETQPTDDTGHHDVSSLDSHSAQPSLPTHETTDAPTPPNAPETTTHSEIHSSDAGHRFLSWLQQQAKQKQLAVNHPTARLHVVEEGVLLISPALFKDYANSYPADGDWGHVQKRFMKMKLHQRLENGTNIHRYVVSGERNTSHVKGILLPDPSVIWGADQQVPPPNRHLKAANS; the protein is encoded by the coding sequence ATGCGCGCACTGATGGCTTGGCTTCGGCAACCCATGGCCCACGGGGCAAAGCGGCCCAACACCCCCACCGCTCCTGCCAGTGGGGCCATTCCCATTCAGGACGCGGGCACCCTACTCGCCCCTCCTCATCGGCGGGAAATACTCCACCAGATCGAAGGGCTCACAAGGCTTCCCCCCCGCCACCACGCCGCCTTGGTGCGCGCGGCCATCCAGAATTATGCGGTGTTCGTGCAGCAGCTGCCGGCTTCAGAAGCGCATCACCACGCAAGCCTCGGGGGTATGCTTGAGCACGGACTGGAGGTGCTGTGTCAGGCGCTTTTGATCCGTCGCGGCCGATTACTACCCATTGGCGGCAAACCCGAGCAGATCGCTCAGCAGCAAGATATCTGGACCTATGCAGTGGCTACCGCCGCCCTGCTTCATGATCTGGGTAAGCCGGCCGTGGACCAGAAGGTGACGCTCTACCACAGCAACGGAGAGAGCGCGGGTACCTGGGATCCGTGGGCAGGCCCCATGACCCGCCTGGATGACTGCCACAGTTACACGCTGGATTACCTGCGGGGCCGGCAATACCGCTTCCATGAGCGCGCCGCCCCTTTATTGGTTCATCACATCGTGCCGCCGCGAGGGCTGTCCTGGATCGCATCGGAACGGCAGGTGTTCGCGCAATGGCTGGCCGCCATTGGCGGGAACATGGATGAGGCAGGACCTCTGGGAGAGATCATTCAGGAGGCGGACGGACTGTCCGTCGCCAGAAACCTTGGCGCTGATGCATCTAGCAGGGCTGCCCCATCGCGGGCCAGGTCGCTCTGGGAACGACTGCTGACAGGTTTGCGACACCTGATTCTGGAGGGAGAACTACCGCTGAATCGCAACGGTGCAGCGGGGTGGACCCTCGGGGATGACCTTTGGATGGTGTCCAAACGCACGATTGACGCGCTGCGTGCCCACCTGGTCGCCGAGGGGCATTCAGGGATCCCCTCCTCCAATGATCGGATCTACGACACCCTGCAGGAACATGGCATCTTGACCCCATGCGGGGACCGAGCCATCTGGCGGGCCACAGTATCCGGTGACGGCTGGTCCCACGAACTCACCCTGATTCGACTCCCTATCCACCGCATTTGGCCACAATCGACAGATCGACCTGCGGACTTCGCAGGCCAAGTGAAGCCCACCGAGACACCCACGCCATCAGGGCCAGAAGAAGCATCGTCTGATCCAGAAATCGAGGCGACACCTGGCGTTGTGCCAGAGACAGCCGCCGTTGCCAACGCCCAGGCTGCAAGCGATGAAGAAGATGCGCTACCCCTGCCCGATCTCCCAGTGTCCGAGACCCAACCCACGGATGACACTGGGCACCACGACGTATCCTCCTTGGACAGTCATAGCGCCCAACCGTCCCTCCCGACACATGAAACCACGGATGCGCCAACGCCACCGAACGCCCCCGAAACAACGACCCATTCAGAAATCCACAGCTCGGACGCGGGCCATCGGTTCCTCTCATGGCTTCAGCAACAAGCCAAGCAAAAGCAACTTGCGGTCAATCACCCCACCGCCCGGTTGCACGTGGTGGAAGAAGGCGTATTGCTGATCAGCCCGGCCCTGTTCAAGGACTATGCGAATAGTTATCCCGCCGACGGGGACTGGGGGCATGTGCAGAAGCGTTTCATGAAAATGAAGCTACATCAACGACTTGAAAATGGCACCAACATACATCGGTACGTGGTCAGCGGCGAGCGAAACACATCGCACGTCAAGGGAATTCTGCTCCCTGACCCATCGGTCATCTGGGGCGCAGACCAACAAGTACCGCCTCCGAATCGCCATCTGAAAGCTGCCAATTCGTGA
- a CDS encoding site-specific integrase, whose protein sequence is MHKPILINIGQGHTVKELLELHIGETLLRPDSIKSYRSAANVFIQYCGNGGDDIYLTDITKELTLQWRQKVLDTHAPTSWNSYRTRMCSLFNHGVAAGWIEQNPLRHVKTTRVGRRPKRTISYDQRKIIVDFIEKIPDYPSPGQTGHIAFMPGWFWLALFKTLYFTGMRRRQLVNLRWKDINFNTGVMRLSLDGSKTNQEWSIPILPTLDEQLQIVYGKTLEITNATEVDLMNRQVFAIGLFNPKYHATNSLGEIYEDQISGFFGRLSRKLGFRITAHGMRHTFATELMRAPNPDIKAIQELLGHSHIRMTLQYMETNMQQLRRSTNSLPSL, encoded by the coding sequence ATGCACAAACCGATTTTAATCAATATTGGACAAGGACACACAGTCAAGGAGCTCTTGGAGCTACACATTGGCGAAACCCTATTGCGCCCAGACTCCATCAAGTCCTACCGGAGTGCAGCTAATGTATTTATTCAGTACTGCGGGAATGGAGGCGACGATATTTACCTAACTGATATCACGAAGGAATTAACCCTGCAATGGCGCCAGAAGGTACTCGACACTCATGCACCCACGAGTTGGAACTCGTACCGAACCAGAATGTGCTCCCTATTTAATCACGGAGTCGCAGCTGGATGGATCGAGCAAAACCCCTTGAGACACGTCAAGACCACCCGAGTTGGCAGGAGACCAAAACGCACCATTTCTTACGATCAGCGCAAGATTATCGTAGATTTTATTGAGAAAATACCTGACTATCCGAGCCCTGGGCAAACCGGACACATAGCCTTTATGCCTGGTTGGTTTTGGTTAGCGCTCTTCAAAACTCTCTACTTTACAGGTATGAGAAGAAGGCAGCTCGTCAATCTACGTTGGAAAGACATCAACTTCAATACTGGAGTGATGCGGCTTTCATTAGATGGGAGCAAGACAAATCAAGAATGGTCAATTCCGATACTACCAACACTCGATGAACAACTACAAATAGTCTACGGAAAAACCCTGGAAATCACTAACGCTACCGAAGTCGATTTAATGAACCGACAGGTGTTTGCGATCGGCTTATTCAATCCAAAATACCATGCTACCAATTCTCTTGGCGAGATCTATGAAGATCAAATCTCGGGATTCTTCGGCCGCTTATCCAGAAAGCTTGGTTTCAGGATAACTGCCCACGGCATGCGCCATACATTTGCCACCGAACTCATGCGCGCACCCAATCCTGACATCAAGGCCATTCAGGAGCTTTTAGGTCACTCACATATCAGGATGACGCTGCAGTATATGGAGACGAATATGCAACAACTCCGCCGTTCCACAAACTCTCTACCTTCCCTTTAG
- a CDS encoding AarF/ABC1/UbiB kinase family protein: MSDHGKRRSNPVPSSRFGRLWHLGMASGTLAAGIGFKGLTELTRKSNGSRPARINLPGKHAQRFTDRLARMRGAVMKMGQLMSMDGTDLLSEEASEIMGALRQGAEPMPLGQLSGVLNREYGKGWEQQFKHMDLTPIAAASIGQVHKAQTRDGRTLALKIQFPGVRESIDSDINNLAFLFRQFRIMPAGVDLGPLFEEARLQLHRETDYQAEAESLKAYGAMVGDDPNLFVPRLHDDLSTENILAMDFAPGEPVDRMISGDYPREDRDRVATLLSRLGFRELFDFGLVQTDPNFSNYLYDMESGRVSLLDFGAAHRVQPHWVEVYRHLGQAAYSQDREDMRQACIELGYLKEDSDSGDVNEMLDLLLLSGEPLRHEGPYDFGASDLFERVYYRGKDLFLDERFRHMPEPATLFLHRKFMGMFLLCRKLRARVDIGRMMSPYLGLEKP, encoded by the coding sequence ATGTCCGATCATGGCAAACGCCGTTCCAATCCCGTCCCCAGTTCCCGTTTTGGTCGCCTCTGGCACCTGGGCATGGCCTCCGGCACGCTTGCGGCCGGGATAGGCTTCAAGGGTCTGACGGAGCTCACTCGCAAGAGCAACGGCAGTCGCCCGGCACGCATCAATCTGCCGGGCAAGCATGCGCAGCGTTTCACCGATCGCCTGGCGCGCATGCGGGGGGCGGTGATGAAGATGGGGCAGCTCATGTCCATGGATGGCACGGACCTGCTCAGTGAGGAGGCCTCGGAGATCATGGGTGCCCTGCGCCAGGGCGCGGAGCCCATGCCCCTGGGGCAGCTCAGTGGCGTGCTCAACCGGGAATACGGCAAGGGCTGGGAGCAGCAGTTCAAGCACATGGATCTCACCCCCATTGCGGCGGCCTCCATCGGTCAGGTGCACAAGGCCCAAACCCGCGACGGCCGCACCCTGGCGCTGAAGATCCAGTTTCCCGGCGTGCGCGAGAGTATCGATAGCGACATCAACAACCTGGCCTTCCTGTTCCGCCAGTTCCGCATCATGCCCGCCGGCGTGGATCTGGGGCCCTTGTTCGAAGAGGCCCGTCTGCAACTGCACCGGGAGACCGATTACCAGGCCGAAGCCGAGTCCCTGAAGGCCTATGGCGCCATGGTGGGGGATGATCCGAACCTGTTCGTGCCCCGTCTGCATGATGACCTGTCCACGGAGAATATCCTGGCCATGGACTTTGCCCCCGGCGAGCCGGTGGACCGGATGATCTCCGGCGACTATCCCCGTGAAGACCGTGATCGGGTGGCCACCCTGCTCAGCCGCCTGGGTTTCCGGGAACTGTTCGATTTCGGGCTGGTGCAGACCGACCCCAACTTCAGCAACTATCTCTACGACATGGAGTCCGGGCGGGTGTCCCTGCTGGACTTCGGTGCTGCCCATCGGGTGCAGCCCCATTGGGTAGAGGTTTACCGCCACCTGGGTCAGGCGGCCTACTCACAGGATCGGGAGGACATGCGCCAGGCGTGCATCGAACTGGGGTATCTCAAGGAGGACTCGGATTCCGGTGACGTGAACGAGATGCTGGATCTGCTGCTGCTCTCCGGCGAGCCGCTGCGCCATGAAGGCCCCTATGATTTTGGTGCCTCGGACCTGTTCGAGCGGGTGTATTACCGGGGCAAGGACCTGTTCCTGGACGAGCGTTTCCGCCACATGCCCGAACCGGCCACCCTGTTCCTGCATCGCAAGTTCATGGGCATGTTCCTGCTGTGCCGCAAGCTGCGGGCGCGGGTGGATATCGGCAGGATGATGTCGCCTTACCTGGGCCTGGAAAAGCCATAG
- a CDS encoding Crp/Fnr family transcriptional regulator: MTLQELQRLHLFEPLNNDQLARIRSTSRERHCRAGEALFSQGDPAPHFFLVKTGAMKLYLLSRDGDEKVVEVIQSGQLFAEAVMFMDERRYPVNASALSDTHLVIFDTECFLQLLRESPDLALKLLGGLSRRMHGLLSQIDELTLHNATYRLVSYLLAQAHSQAGQVRLSIPKQVIASRLSMKPETLSRILARLRERGLLEVQGETLVLLDESGLRRVLE, from the coding sequence ATGACCTTGCAGGAACTGCAACGCCTTCACCTTTTCGAGCCCCTGAACAATGATCAGCTGGCGCGTATCCGGTCCACCTCGCGGGAACGCCACTGCCGGGCCGGGGAGGCGCTGTTTTCCCAGGGTGATCCGGCACCGCACTTTTTCCTGGTGAAGACCGGGGCCATGAAGCTGTACCTGCTCTCAAGGGATGGCGACGAGAAGGTGGTGGAGGTGATTCAGTCCGGGCAGTTGTTCGCCGAGGCGGTGATGTTCATGGATGAGCGGCGTTATCCCGTGAACGCCTCGGCCCTGTCGGACACCCATCTGGTGATCTTCGACACCGAGTGCTTCCTGCAGCTTCTGAGGGAATCCCCTGATCTGGCCCTGAAACTCCTGGGTGGCCTGAGCCGCCGCATGCACGGATTGCTCAGCCAGATCGACGAACTCACCTTGCACAACGCCACCTATCGCCTGGTGTCCTACCTGCTGGCCCAGGCCCACTCCCAGGCCGGACAGGTGCGCCTGTCCATCCCCAAGCAGGTGATTGCGTCGCGGCTGTCCATGAAGCCGGAGACCCTGTCCCGCATCCTGGCCCGCCTGCGGGAGCGGGGTTTGCTGGAGGTGCAGGGGGAAACCCTGGTGCTGCTGGACGAGTCCGGGCTTCGGCGGGTGCTGGAGTAA
- a CDS encoding SLC13 family permease, with protein MILEAWFTALLILGMLAVLTFTRAAPDLVFVGAVVILLLAGIVSPREAFAGFSNEGVITVAALYVVVAGLRETGGIQWIVQSLLGRPRSLWRAQVRLTTPVAVMSAFLNNTPVVGMLIPAVNEWARKLDLPVSRLMMPLSFAAILGGTITVIGTSTNLVVNGLLIDQTGTGLGLFDIAWVGVPVALLGLVVMLVFGRYLFPDRRPPMSHIDDPREYTLEMLVEDDGPLVGRSIEEAGLRHLPGGYLMELDRQGTLIPAVSPQERLRSGDRLIFVGVVESMADLQRIRGLTPATGQVFKLDGRRSDRALLEVVVSNTCPVVGMTIRDGGFRNRYNAVVIAVARNGERLRGKIGDIVLRPGDTLLVEAGSSFLAQNRNRRDFFLMTQVQDSATPRHDRALVAMGILVAMVASASLGVLSMLEAALAAAGLMILSGCVSMFTARGSLDWSVLLTIAAAFGVAAAMNNTGLAQTVALNVTGLAGDQPWANLLLIYLLTALFTALITNNAAAVLMFPIAWAVAQDLGVSLMPFAVAIMFAASASFATPFGYQTNLMVYGPGGYRFSDYLRAGIPMTVITGALVILLVPLIWSW; from the coding sequence ATGATCCTTGAGGCCTGGTTTACCGCCTTGCTGATCCTGGGCATGCTGGCCGTGCTCACCTTCACGCGTGCGGCCCCGGATCTGGTATTCGTGGGCGCTGTGGTGATCCTGCTGCTGGCAGGTATCGTCAGCCCACGGGAGGCCTTTGCCGGTTTCTCCAACGAGGGCGTGATCACCGTGGCGGCCCTCTACGTGGTGGTGGCCGGCCTGCGCGAGACCGGAGGCATCCAGTGGATCGTCCAGTCCTTGCTCGGGCGGCCGCGTTCCCTGTGGCGGGCGCAGGTAAGACTGACCACGCCGGTGGCGGTGATGAGCGCCTTTTTGAACAACACCCCCGTGGTGGGCATGCTCATCCCCGCCGTGAACGAATGGGCCCGCAAGCTGGATCTGCCGGTGTCGCGCCTGATGATGCCCCTGTCCTTTGCCGCCATCCTGGGAGGCACGATCACGGTGATTGGCACCAGTACCAACCTGGTGGTCAATGGCCTGCTGATCGATCAGACCGGCACCGGCCTGGGGCTGTTCGATATCGCCTGGGTGGGCGTGCCCGTGGCCTTGCTGGGTCTGGTGGTCATGCTGGTCTTCGGGCGGTATCTGTTCCCCGATCGCCGTCCGCCCATGAGCCACATCGACGATCCCCGGGAATACACTCTGGAGATGCTGGTGGAGGACGATGGTCCTCTGGTGGGCCGGAGCATCGAGGAGGCCGGTCTGCGGCACCTGCCTGGGGGGTATCTCATGGAACTGGACCGCCAGGGCACCCTCATCCCCGCCGTGTCGCCCCAGGAAAGGCTCCGCTCGGGCGACCGGCTGATCTTCGTGGGCGTGGTGGAATCCATGGCCGACCTGCAGCGCATCCGTGGTCTCACCCCGGCCACCGGGCAGGTGTTCAAGCTGGATGGCCGGCGCTCCGACCGGGCGCTCCTGGAGGTGGTGGTGTCCAATACCTGCCCGGTGGTGGGCATGACCATCCGCGATGGGGGATTCCGCAACCGCTACAACGCGGTGGTGATCGCCGTGGCCCGCAATGGTGAGCGACTGCGGGGCAAGATCGGCGACATCGTGCTGCGCCCGGGGGATACGCTGCTGGTGGAGGCGGGTTCGAGCTTCCTGGCCCAGAACCGCAATCGCCGGGACTTCTTCCTCATGACCCAGGTGCAGGATTCCGCCACGCCCCGCCATGATCGTGCCCTGGTGGCCATGGGGATTCTTGTGGCCATGGTGGCCAGCGCCAGCCTGGGCGTGCTCAGCATGCTGGAGGCGGCCCTGGCGGCGGCGGGGCTGATGATCCTGAGTGGTTGCGTGAGCATGTTCACTGCCCGTGGCAGTCTGGACTGGTCGGTGCTGCTGACCATCGCCGCAGCCTTTGGCGTGGCCGCCGCCATGAACAATACCGGCCTGGCCCAGACCGTGGCCTTGAACGTGACCGGGCTGGCCGGTGATCAGCCCTGGGCGAACCTGTTGCTGATCTATCTGCTCACCGCGCTTTTCACGGCACTGATCACCAACAACGCCGCTGCCGTGCTCATGTTCCCCATTGCCTGGGCTGTGGCCCAGGATCTGGGGGTGAGCCTGATGCCCTTCGCGGTGGCCATCATGTTCGCTGCCTCCGCCAGTTTTGCCACGCCGTTTGGCTATCAGACCAACCTGATGGTCTACGGCCCGGGGGGCTATCGGTTCAGTGACTATCTGCGCGCGGGCATCCCCATGACGGTGATCACCGGCGCCCTGGTGATCCTGCTGGTGCCACTCATCTGGAGCTGGTGA